Within Thermodesulfovibrionales bacterium, the genomic segment CACCGGGAGGATTCACCGCCTTCTTCACTTTCTGGACCCTCCTCTCGGTGTTGGTAAAGGTACCGTCCTTTTCGGCGAAGGAAGCTGCAGGGAGAACGACGTCGGCCAGTTCGGCCGTCTCTGTAAGAAAGATGTCCTGGACAACGAGGAAATCAACGTTCTTCAGCGCCTGCACCGTGTGGTGCTGGTCTGGGTCGCTCAGGACCGGGTTTTCGCCCATGATATACATCGCCTTGATGTTACCGCGTGACGCCGCATCGATCATCTCGGTTGCTGTCAGACCGGGCTTGGGAGAAAGCTTTACGCCCCACGCCTTTTCGAATTTGTCCTGAATCGACGGAATATCGACCTTCTGGTAGCCGGGGTAGACGTTCGGAGCGCAGCCCATGTCGCTCGAGCCCTGGACATTGTTCTGTCCCCTCAGGGGATTCACCCCCGCATGCTCCTTGCCCAGGTTTCCTGTCAGGAGCGCGAGATTCGCTATCGAAAAGACGTTATCCGTGCCGTGGGTGTGCTGAGTCATACCCATGGTGTAATATGTCCCGGCGCGCTCCGAACGAGCATAGAGTAAGGCCGCCTCCCGTATCTTCTCCTTCGGGACGCCGGTAATCCTCTCCCCGACCTCGGGTGTGAATTCAGCTATGGAACCTTTGAAGGCTTCGAAGTCCTCTGTCAGCTTATCGATGAACTCACGGTCTTCGAGGCCTTCCGCCAGTATCACATGCATCATCGCATTGAGGAGCGCCACATCCGTTCCCGGCCTCTGCTGGAGCCAGAGGTCGGCGAACTTCACGAGGTCGATCCTCCTCGGGTCCGCAACGATGAGCTTCGCTCCCTTCCTCTTCGCCTTCTTCATCTTCAGGCCGATGATCGGGTGCGTCTCCGTGGTGTTCGAGCCGATGACGAAGAGGAGCCTGTTGTCTTCTATCTCGGGAATCGAATTCGTCATCGCGCCTGAGCCGAATACCGTGGCCAGACCGGCCACCGTTGCGCTATGTCAGAGCCGGGCGCAATGGTCGATGTTGTTCGTCCCGATCACCGCCCTCATGAACTTCTGGAAGAGATAGTTCTCCTCATTCGTGCAGCGCGCGGACGAGAGCCCTGCCATGGCTTCGGGGCCGTGCGCATCCTTGATGGAACGGAACCGCTCCGCGATATAATCGAGCGCCTCGTCCCATGAGGCCTCTTCGAAATTTCCGTTCTTCTTGACGAGGGGTCTCCTCAGACGGTCGGGGCTGTTCAGGAAACTATATCCAAACCTGCCCTTCACACAGAGCCAGCCCTCATTCAGGGTACCTTCCCTCGAATCTACCCTTATGACCTGGTTCCGGCTGACATGGAGGGTGAGGCTGCAACCGACACCGCAGTAAGAGCAGGTCGTGTCGACCTCCCGAATATCCTTTTTTCTCCCCTTCTTCTTCCAGGACTTGCCGGTGAGGGCCCCTGTCGGGCAGACCGCGACGCACTGGCCGCAGAACTCGCAGTCGAGGTCTCTCTCGAAAGGCGTGCATATCTTTGCGTTGAATCCCCGGTAGCCGAAATCTATCGCGCCGACCCCTTCCACTTCATCGCATACCTTTACGCATCTCCCGCACATGATGCATTTTTCGAGGTCCCTTTCGATGAAGGGGTTGCCGTCCCGCTTCGTGTATATCCTTCTCTCGCCCCCAAAGCGGTTTTCCCGTATTCCATAGAAGTAGGCAAGTTCCTGAAGGGTGCAGTCGCCCGCCCTTTCGCAGACCATGCAGTCATTCGGGTGGTCTGAAAGGATGAGTTCGAGCACCGTCTTTCTCAGGTCTTCAATCTGAGGAGTTGATGTCGTGACCTCCATTCCGTCTGTCACCGGTGTCGTGCATGACGTGACCGGCCTTGGAATACCTTTTATCTCGACGATGCAGAGCCTGCAGCCGCCGAAGGGGGTGAGTTTCGGATGATGACAGAGAGTCGGTATCGGGATATCCATCATCCTTGCCGCTTCGAGAACCGTCGTTCCCTCGTTAACTTCGCCAACCGTTCCGTTTATCGTAATCTTCACCATGGTCACTCCCTGCCTACCGCTTTGAATTTGCATACCTCAAAACAGGCCCCGCGTTTCACGCATGGGGCTTCTTCTTCTCGCCTGTTATCGCACCTGCGGGGCATGCCTTCATGCAGGCACCGCAGCCACGGAGACTCCCTCCCAAACCTTTTTTATGATAACACGCTGAATCTGCGAAAGGAAACAGCAGGAAGGGCTCTCGT encodes:
- the fdhF gene encoding formate dehydrogenase subunit alpha, giving the protein MVKITINGTVGEVNEGTTVLEAARMMDIPIPTLCHHPKLTPFGGCRLCIVEIKGIPRPVTSCTTPVTDGMEVTTSTPQIEDLRKTVLELILSDHPNDCMVCERAGDCTLQELAYFYGIRENRFGGERRIYTKRDGNPFIERDLEKCIMCGRCVKVCDEVEGVGAIDFGYRGFNAKICTPFERDLDCEFCGQCVAVCPTGALTGKSWKKKGRKKDIREVDTTCSYCGVGCSLTLHVSRNQVIRVDSREGTLNEGWLCVKGRFGYSFLNSPDRLRRPLVKKNGNFEEASWDEALDYIAERFRSIKDAHGPEAMAGLSSARCTNEENYLFQKFMRAVIGTNNIDHCARLUHSATVAGLATVFGSGAMTNSIPEIEDNRLLFVIGSNTTETHPIIGLKMKKAKRKGAKLIVADPRRIDLVKFADLWLQQRPGTDVALLNAMMHVILAEGLEDREFIDKLTEDFEAFKGSIAEFTPEVGERITGVPKEKIREAALLYARSERAGTYYTMGMTQHTHGTDNVFSIANLALLTGNLGKEHAGVNPLRGQNNVQGSSDMGCAPNVYPGYQKVDIPSIQDKFEKAWGVKLSPKPGLTATEMIDAASRGNIKAMYIMGENPVLSDPDQHHTVQALKNVDFLVVQDIFLTETAELADVVLPAASFAEKDGTFTNTERRVQKVKKAVNPPGEAREDSWIIAELSRRLGYAMNYRFTEKAFQEIGSLWPPLAGITYGRIEKKGLQWPCPALDHPGTPYLFKDGFPRGKGRFTAVPYRPSAELPDNEYPFILSTGRQLFQYHTGGMTRRTSAIESVAKPYAEMNPEDAKRLKIRDGQKITVTSRRGAIEIAAKITDRPQEGLIFIPFHYREAAANVLTNTATDPICKIPEFKVCAVKIEVY